One window of the Colletotrichum destructivum chromosome 6, complete sequence genome contains the following:
- a CDS encoding Putative tetratricopeptide-like helical domain superfamily, pre-mRNA-splicing factor Syf1, with the protein MEASRGPPKVKNKAAAPVQISAEQLLREAVDRQEVALQAPTQRFADLEELHEFQGRKRREFEDYVRRNRVNLNNWMRYAQWELEQKEFARARSVFERALDVHPNEIRLWIRYIESEMKCRNINHARNLLDRAVARLPRVDKLWYKYVYMEEMLGNVPGTRQVFDRWMQWQPDEAAWSAYIKLEKRYGEYDRARDIFRAFTLVHPEPRNWIKWARFEEEYGTSDMVRDVFGTAIEELGDEFVDEKLFIAYARYEAKLKEYERARAIYKYALDRLPRSRSMALHKAYTMFEKQFGDKDGVEDVVLSKRRVFYEAQVKENPKNYDTWFDYTRLEETAGDLDRVRDVYERAVAQVPPAQEKRFWRRYIYLWINYAIFEELQAKDAERARQIYKVCLELIPHKKFTFAKVWLLKAQFELRQGELTAARKTLGQAIGMCPKDKLFRGYIELELKLFEFLRCRTLYEKHIEWNPSNCQTWIKFAELERGLDDLERTRAIFELAVSQPVLDMPELLWKAYIDFEEEEGEYERTRELYERLLEKTDHVKVWISFAHFELNIPEDEEEADEEAPISNEAKARARKVFERAHKSMRERDLKEEAVTLLNAWLSFERTHGVDDDVAKVQKLMPRKTKRRRRLDDDSFEEYIDYVFPADDKQTQNLSNLLAMAQAWKQQGGDAAA; encoded by the exons ATGGAGGCATCACGAGGGCCGCCAAAGGTCAagaacaaggccgccgcACCTGTTCAGATCTCTGCAGAGCAATTGCTTCGGGAGGCAGTTGACCGTCAAGAGGTTGCGCTGCAAGCTCCCACTCAGCGCTTTGCCGATTTGGAGGAACTGCACGAGTTTCAGGGAAGAAAACGAAGAGAGTTTGAGGACTATGTCCGGCGCAACAGAGTGAATCTCAACAACTGGATGCGCTATGCACAATGGGAGCTGGAACAAAAGGAATTCGCGCGCGCCCGATCTGTTTTCGAGCGCGCGCTGGATGTGCACCCTAATGAGATCCGTCTTTGGATTAGGTACATTGAGTCGGAGA TGAAATGCCGAAACATCAACCATGCGCGAAATCTACTCGACAGGGCCGTCGCGCGTTTGCCCCGTGTCGATAAACTCTGGTACAAGTATGTTTACATGGAGGAGATGCTGGGCAATGTCCCGGGAACCCGCCAAGTGTTCGACCGTTGGATGCAGTGGCAGCCCGACGAAGCGGCATGGAGCGCCTACATCAAACTAGAAAAACGATATGGCGAGTACGACCGAGCCAGGGACATATTCAGGGCCTTTACGCTTGTTCACCCTGAACCCAGAAATTGGATCAAATGGGCACGCTTTGAGGAGGAATACGGCACTAGCGACATGGTTCGTGACGTGTTTGGAACTGCCATCGAAGAATTGGGCGACGAATTcgtggacgagaagctcttcaTCGCCTATGCGAGATACGAGGCAAAGCTGAAGGAGTACGAGAGAGCCAGGGCAATCTACAAATACGCCCTGGATCGTTTGCCTCGTTCCAGATCCATGGCCCTCCACAAGGCATACACGATGTTTGAGAAGCAGTTTGGGGACAaggatggtgttgaggacgTCGTGCTGTCGAAGCGCCGCGTCTTTTACGAAGCTCAGGTGAAGGAGAACCCGAAGAACTACGATACGTGGTTCGACTACACACGCCTTGAGGAAACAGCTGGTGACCTCGATAGAGTTCGAGATGTTTACGAGAGGGCAGTTGCCCAAGTGCCACCAGCGCAGGAAAAGAGGTTCTGGAGGCGCTACATCTACCTATGGATCAACTACGCCATTTTCGAGGAGCTTCAGGCAAAGGATGCCGAGCGCGCACGGCAAATTTACAAGGTGTGCCTGGAGCTGATACCGCACAAAAAGTTCACGTTTGCCAAGGTCTGGCTGCTGAAGGCACAATTCGAGCTCCGTCAAGGCGAGCTCACGGCGGCTCGTAAGACGTTGGGCCAGGCTATCGGCATGTGTCCCAAGGACAAGCTGTTCAGGGGCTATATCGAGTTGGAGCTCAAGCTTTTCGAGTTCTTGCGATGCCGGACGCTGTATGAGAAACATATCGAGTGGAATCCGTCCAATTGCCAGACCTGGATCAAGTTTGCCGAACTCGAGCGTGGCCTCGATGACCTGGAGCGTACCAGAGCCATCTTCGAGCTGGCTGTCAGCCAGCCGGTTCTCGACATGCCCGAGCTGCTGTGGAAAGCGTACATTGActttgaggaggaagagggagagtACGAGAGGACAAGGGAGCTCTACGAGCGCCTCctcgagaagacggaccACGTCAAGGTATGGATCAGCTTTGCGCACTTCGAGCTCAACATAcccgaagatgaggaggaggcagacgaggaggcgCCGATCAgcaacgaggccaaggcaCGGGCGCGGAAGGTTTTCGAGCGCGCACACAAGAGCATGCGCGAAAGGGATctcaaggaggaggctgtCACACTGCTCAACGCTTGGTTGTCGTTCGAGCGGACGCACGGCGTAGACGACGACGTAGCGAAGGTGCAGAAGTTGATGCCGCGCAAGACGAAGCGCAGAAGgcgcctcgacgatgacagCTTTGAGGAGTACATTGACTATGTTTTCCCGGCCGACGACAAGCAGACCCAGAATCTATCCAATCTGTTGGCCATGGCACAGGCTTGGAAGCAGCAGGGAGGAGATGCTGCGGCATAA
- a CDS encoding Putative la-type HTH domain, winged helix-like DNA-binding domain superfamily: protein MPISASDLASDTMATAFSYAQAAKGQAATTSATQPTESGKDAANSVNGEQSPADTNAVKSNDSVDDEPSRNTTLKAQLATKQDAPSAPTEANTSNTSAAASVTDSRRDDEDAATEGSARRSEKSVRSASASTRVTDDADPKKGSRKPKKGKTGKESSEDAKKEKAAEQEKEQPKIELVEAPLPSVNIWTQRKETQAAKTSVTLPASNGVPNVSNPADAWPNSQESKKKSKAADATEATNGAAGTNKTQRKAGDSEAAVRRNGARGSRVTEKDGRPTEVPPPVGDVQSWPTPETAVKETIKEEKRKPSDKVERAEAEAQEDAASKGRSKDKWERMDFVPTVQFSTPIPSVRGSRGGRGGARGGRDVTSRGGHGAAAAAASDKPAGAAAQTKSVASEGRERARDGNAPARTNSQPPAANKRASMEGSNKEQRKPSAPSSGERNKDSQSNATSEQAGPVRERGEGRGDRGRGGYRGRGGHPGNVPMHTQQSSFIGNGNSFGSQGPRQYTSPPLHQNGSFAPSYGNSQSRGGRGGRGQSNGSGAFRGAGGPSNPGRMRQVQTSMSQGSWEYGMPMTPGSYPAFYEQTRQLMIPQLEYYFSVENLLKDEFLRKHMDSQGFVPLDLVLGFSRVRTVADPQTLRSICAECPQLDYVIGDDGVERLRSRTHWQKFVYSKMELRFESARNAGPQYFYPRSLHAMAPYDHGMLGDYPVVSPSAYPNGTENSYVAYPAEVPAGQTNGAANGSGPDTQLSAQVPEFQPGTSPEQTAEASPAAAHSQLESKTQPLVNGSAEGHAEAVPLTNGNHAQPAEALES, encoded by the exons ATGCCTATTTCTGCATCAGACCTAGCATCAGACACGATGGCTACTGCATTTTCTTACGCCCAAGCGGCCAAGGGTCAGGCGGCTACTACATCCGCAACCCAGCCCACTGAGAGCGGcaaggacgccgccaacTCGGTAAACGGTGAACAATCCCCTGCTGATaccaacgccgtcaagaGCAACGACTCTGTTGACGACGAGCCTTCGAGAAATACCACCTTGAAGGCCCAACTCGCCACCAAGCAGGACGCTCCCTCGGCCCCGACCGAGGCCAACACCAGCAACACATCCGCCGCTGCCTCCGTCACCGACTCTCGACGCGATGATgaggacgccgccaccgaagGCTCGGCGCGCCGAAGCGAGAAGAGCGTAAGATCGGCAAGTGCATCCACTCGCGTGaccgacgatgccgacccGAAGAAGGGCTCTAGGAAGCCGAAAAAGGGTAAGACAGGAAAGGAGTCTAGCGAGGAtgccaagaaggagaaggccgcggagcaggagaaggagcaACCCAAAAtcgagctggtcgaggcgCCGCTCCCTTCGGTCAACATCTGGACCCAACGAAAGGAGACGCAGGCTGCGAAGACTTCTGTCACCCTCCCCGCATCTAACGGTGTCCCCAATGTGTCCAACCCCGCCGATGCTTGGCCCAACAGCCAGGAatcaaagaagaagagcaaggccgccgatgccACTGAAGCGACCAACGGTGCTGCCGGCACCAACAAAACTCAGCGCAAGGCTGGCGACAGCGAAGCTGCCGTCCGCAGGAACGGTGCGCGTGGCTCCAGAGTGACCGAAAAAGACGGCCGACCTACCGAGGTACCCCCCCCGGTTGGTGATGTCCAGTCGTGGCCCAcgcccgagacggccgtTAAGGAAACGATCAAAGAGGAGAAGCGAAAGCCCTCCGACAAGGTTGAGCGGGcagaggccgaggcccaggaaGACGCCGCCTCCAAAGGACGCTCCAAGGACAAATGGGAGCGCATGGACTTCGTGCCTACTGTCCAGTTCTCTACCCCCATCCCATCCGTGAGAGggtctcgaggaggacgaggcggagcACGTGGCGGACGCGATGTCACCTCCCGCGGTGGCcacggtgccgccgccgctgccgcttcCGATAAGCctgccggtgctgctgcccaaACCAAGAGTGTTGCAAGTGAGGGCCGCGAGCGCGCCCGAGATGGTAACGCTCCGGCCAGAACGAACTCCCAGCCACCTGCCGCGAACAAGCGTGCCTCCATGGAAGGCTCCAACAAGGAGCAGCGCAAACCGTCAGCACCTAGCTCTGGCGAGCGCAACAAGGATTCACAGTCTAACGCCACCAGC GAACAGGCTGGACCAgttagagagagaggcgaagGTCGTGGTGACAGGGGCCGTGGCGGATACAGAGGCCGCGGAGGCCACCCCGGAAACGTGCCCATGCACACCCAGCAGTCTTCCTTCATTGGTAACGGCAACTCTTTCGGCTCTCAAGGTCCCCGCCAGTACACTAGCCCCCCTTTGCATCAGAACGGAAGCTTTGCCCCCTCATACGGCAACTCTCAGTCTCggggcggccgcggcggccgcggtcAGTCCAACGGTTCCGGTGCCTTCCGCGGGGCCGGTGGCCCTTCGAACCCTGGCCGCATGCGACAGGTTCAGACAAGCATGAGTCAAGGCTCCTGGGAGTACGGCATGCCCATGACCCCCGGCTCTTACCCGGCGTTCTACGAGCAAACCAGACAACTCATGATTCCTCAACTGGAGTACTACTTTTCTGTCGAGAACCTCCTGAAGGACGAATTTTTGCGCAAGCACATGGACAGCCAGGGTTTTGTGCCCTTGGACCTTGTGCTTGGCTTCTCCAGAGTTCGGACTGTGGCTGACCCTCAGACTTTGCGCTCAATCTGCGCCGAGTGCCCCCAGCTGGACTACGTTATCGGAGACGATGGCGTTGAGAGGCTGCGCTCCCGTACGCACTGGCAGAAGTTCGTCTACTCCAAGATGGAGTTGCGGTTCGAGTCTGCGCGCAATGCTGGACCTCAATACTTCTACCCGCGCTCGCTTCATGCCATGGCCCCGTATGACCACGGAATGCTAGGTGACTACCCCGTTGTTTCACCTTCCGCTTACCCCAACGGCACTGAGAACAGCTATGTCGCCTACCCTGCCGAGGTGCCTGCTGGACAGACCAATGGCGCGGCGAATGGTTCCGGGCCTGATACGCAGCTTTCAGCCCAGGTTCCCGAATTCCAGCCGGGAACATCTCCTGAGCAGACGGCTGAGGCTTCACCGGCCGCCGCTCACTCGCAGCTGGAGTCCAAGACCCAGCCTCTCGTCAACGGCTCAGCGGAGGGTCACGCGGAGGCTGTGCCCTTGACCAACGGCAATCACGCCCAGCCTGCTGAAGCCCTTGAGTCCTAG
- a CDS encoding Putative U4/U6 small nuclear ribonucleoprotein Prp31, whose translation MATLADELLQDFEDSGSEAEDTQQDHDPLGLLDNAPEVNGRKSAGDMEIDGDQSEAGDEDDDMGGVSKGSVDSAEDAEDTKAKVEKMQLGGVDDVRSVAGLMQTLEPVLEKIVHYQSQPTPTQLVGNIEDHPEYHLLTQSNSLSTLIDSEIVLVHKYIRDHYSIRFPELETLITNPLEYAKVVAILGNGPLDSENIKKLQHATENPLKASLRSVLDGPSLMIVTVEATTTKGREMSQDELERVYRACEMVISLDKAKKTLTEYVQSRMNLFAPNLTALIGSLTAAQLLNAAGGLTGLAKTPSCNIPAWGSKKGAGAAGMATNIGIRQQGFLYHSPIIQGIPNDLKRQAMRIVAAKLVLAARVDRIHSSPDGSTGEDLKEQCLTRLEKLTEPPPNKGPRALPAPDDKPSRKRGGRRARKAKEATAMTELRKAQNRMAFGHEEKEVGYGTGESTAGMGMIGQGNDGRIRNLQIDQRTRAKLSQKNKGWGGATSMNGAASSLKGFGQSVNSNIDLRGKGLRTSGVGTSLGVGAGTASSLAFTPVQGLELVDPKVQAELSRKRKAEEDRWFKGGTFTQVAGSSSNGGGGFKKPELPPSKKVDTGAGKMGPPPPRSG comes from the exons ATGGCCACTCTAGCAGACGAGCTTCTTCAGGATTTCGAGGACTCTGGTTCCGAAGCTGAGGACACTCAGCAAGATCATGAtcctctcggccttctcgacaaTGCGCCCGAAGTGAACGGTCGCAAATCCGCCGGGGACATGGAGATCGACGGCGACCAAAGCGAAGCTggggatgaggacgacgataTGGGAGGTGTATCAAAAGGTTCTGTCGATTCTGCCGAAGATGCAGAAGATACTAAAGCCAAGGTTGAGAAGATGCAactgggcggcgtcgacgacgtccgcAGTGTCGCTGGCCTTATGCAGACTCTTGAACCCGTACTAGAG AAAATCGTACACTACCAGTCACAACCTACTCCAACGCAGCTCGTCGGCAACATCGAAGACCACCCCGAGTACCACCTCCTCACGCAGTCGAATAGTCTTTCTACACTCATCGACAGTGAGATAGTCCTGGTGCACAAGTACATCCGAGATCACTACTCGATACGGTTTCCAGAGCTTGAAACGCTCATCACAAACCCGCTGGAATACGCAAAGGTCGTTGCAATCTTGGGCAATGGGCCTTTGGACTCAGAGAACATCAAAAAACTGCAGCATGCAACGGAAAATCCTCTCAAGGCATCGCTGCGGTCAGTGCTTGATGGCCCATCCCTGATGATTGTAACGGTGGAAGCCACGACAACAAAGGGACGGGAAATGTCACAGGATGAACTGGAGCGCGTGTACAGAGCATGCGAAATGGTGATATCACTTgacaaggcgaagaagaccCTCACGGAGTACGTCCAGTCACGCATGAACCTGTTTGCGCCGAACCTGACCGCTTTGATCGGGTCGTTGACGGCTGCGCAACTATTGAACGCTGCTGGTGGCCTCACAGGCCTTGCCAAAACGCCCTCGTGCAACATCCCGGCATGGGGCTCGAAGAAAGGTGCTGGTGCCGCGGGGATGGCTACGAACATCGGTATCAGACAACAAGGGTTTCTCTACCACTCACCAATCATCCAGGGCATCCCCAACGACCTCAAGAGACAGGCCATGCGCATTGTGGCAGCCAAGCTTGTGCTTGCGGCGCGTGTTGACCGCATACACTCTAGCCCAGACGGCTCAACCGGCGAAGACCTCAAGGAGCAGTGTCTTACAcggctcgagaagctcacaGAGCCTCCTCCGAACAAGGGCCCACGAGCTCTGCCAGCGCCGGACGACAAGCCGTCCCGCAAACGcggcggaagaagagcaaggaaggccaaggaggcgacAGCCATGACAGAGCTACGCAAGGCACAGAACAGGATGGCATTTGGCCATGAGGAAAAGGAGGTCGGCTACGGCACAGGAGAGAGCACCGCAGGCATGGGCATGATCGGCCAGGGCAACGATGGCAGAATTCGCAACCTGCAGATCGACCAGCGCACGAGGGCGAAGCTCAGCCAGAAGAACAAGGGGTGGGGCGGTGCGACGTCCATGAACGGAGCCGCATCGTCGCTCAAGGGGTTCGGGCAGTCTGTAAACTCCAACATTGACCTCCGCGGTAAGGGCCTGAGGACATCAGGTGTCGGCACGTCGCTGGGCGTGGGAGCGGGCACGGCATCGTCGCTGGCCTTCACGCCCGTGCAGGGCCTGGAGCTCGTCGACCCCAAGGTCCAGGCTGAACTCAGTCGCAAGCGGAAGGCGGAAGAGGACCGGTGGTTCAAGGGTGGCACATTTACGCAGGTGGCCGGCTCCTCGTCCAATGGCGGAGGAGGCTTCAAGAAACCCGAGCTGCCGCCCAGCAAAAAGGTTGATACCGGTGCAGGCAAGATGGggcctccgcccccgcgAAGCGGCTGA